One stretch of Monomorium pharaonis isolate MP-MQ-018 chromosome 10, ASM1337386v2, whole genome shotgun sequence DNA includes these proteins:
- the LOC105830637 gene encoding LOW QUALITY PROTEIN: uncharacterized protein LOC105830637 (The sequence of the model RefSeq protein was modified relative to this genomic sequence to represent the inferred CDS: substituted 1 base at 1 genomic stop codon), which translates to MKQPVAAGVIKFSSKLIMANTRNILVVFAIAFLASLSLSSAFAKHNLDTLTFEKSLDHELQPFLREKRQKEAEVFVHRDLKDNNPLELEEELLEPKSVYERRTVRENEAKEIDQISQKDGGKNEKLEKQSIESNSSNDIEEDEEDAQDDVFSYRNMHDLIQALILADEEEIVERLQQLRQXRRICLQNATKSEASSNLPKRQAVASAAASASAASSDLLGANLWDAVPLVDLDAHSCEVEAFSHGHFHMSGTIVHEFFCELRKLWHYVLIILRNFKSELTLGPLIVGDVVADGIFGHLFHHASHLFHIVIKEPHHLLILPDIIRDCIPFPSITGAIHRLRLVFRKVLHFGLDLFHGHIRHILAHLFSHRHLSVHFRERLRHLLRCGSTLPLGEISTTSAATATATATATAATTATATASSDSSIIAPDYHQSLAEVLSSFRGFYHGYHASGIPHLIRTGARSFLKSSVFSRISTYLSRIPFFSYLGCGSVGQSTTTSTTVTASSTSASSVGIGGGAVLSPVISPVVEPTIVPVAAPVVPIETETASSSASAAATVTATVAETQPLFTAVPTIIPSESTSSSAAAAATATVAATTPTVANYETVPLIQPVPTLSPAVSLAESSSVAVAAPVLEDNVATATAAAATSTPLVGRVPQILSSRRHRIRPIVSNVATAAASASSASTEGHTLLRPRYRGLDLDIDRRLRYPLIRSRGFPAVAGTSSAAATAVASTASAAASSSASSVSSAGFNFILPREQIVAALGYDYLLPGDVIAVTLKNKAILFGRVLDGTSPITFTFLRPRMRASLLRHGGRVWNLLPRDFRDPECIRKFNNPLLLRYSF; encoded by the exons ATGAAGCAGCCTGTTGCAGCTGGTGTCATCAAGTTCTCATCGAAACTCATCATGGCGAATACGCGTAATATACTCGTGGTATTTGCTATCGCCTTTCTGGCCTCTTTATCTTTAAGTTCGGCTTTTGCTAAGCATAACTTGGATACCCTTACCTTTGAGAAGTCTCTCGATCACGAGTTACAACCATTTCTTCGGGAAAAGAGACAGAAGGAAGCGGAAGTGTTTGTTCATAGAGATCTGAAAGATAATAATCCTTTGGAATTGGAAGAAGAGCTATTGGAGCCGAAGTCTGTCTACGAGAGAAGAACGGTACGAGAGAATGAAGCGAAGGAAATCGACCAGATAAGTCAGAAAGATGGTGGAAAAAATGAGAAACTGGAAAAACAAAGTATCGAGAGCAACTCAAGCAACGACATCGAGGAAGACGAGGAAGATGCTcag gaTGACGTATTTTCGTATAGGAATATGCACGACCTTATCCAAGCATTGATTCTCGCGGATGAGGAGGAAATTGTTGAGAGACTGCAACAATTGCGACAG TAAAGACGGATTTGTTTACAGAATGCTACGAAATCCGAGGCATCGAGCAATTTACCAAAGCGTCAGGCGGTCGCATCTGCAGCCGCGTCAGCGTCAGCCGCGTCGAGCGACCTTCTCGGGGCAAATCTGTGGGATGCCGTTCCTCTGGTTGATCTGGATGCTCACTCTTGCGAGGTTGAGGCTTTCTCACATGGCCACTTCCACATGTCGGGAACTATTGTGCACGAATTCTTCTGTGAACTGAGAAAGCTTTGGCACTACGTCTTGATCATCCTGCGAAACTTCAAATCCGAGCTTACTTTAGGACCGTTGATAGTCGGAGATGTTGTCGCCGACGGCATCTTCGGTCACTTGTTTCATCATGCCTCGCATCTTTTCCATATTGTAATCAAAGAACCCCATCATTTGTTGATTCTACCCGATATAATCCGAGACTGCATACCATTCCCCAGCATCACCGGTGCCATTCATCGGCTCAGACTTGTATTCCGCAAGGTGCTGCATTTTGGGCTTGATCTCTTCCACGGACACATTCGTCACATCCTCGCGCATTTATTCTCTCATCGGCATCTGAGCGTACATTTCCGAGAGAGGCTGCGTCACTTGCTAAGATGCGGCTCGACACTTCCGCTAGGGGAGATATCTACCACGTCTGCGGCGACGGcaacggcgacggcgacggcgacggcagCAACGACAGCGACAGCGACCGCTTCCAGCGATAGCTCGATTATTGCTCCGGATTATCATCAGTCATTGGCGGAAGTGCTGTCTTCGTTCCGCGGCTTCTACCACGGCTACCATGCGTCTGGAATACCTCATCTGATTAGAACTGGTGCAAGAAGCTTTCTCAAGTCCTCGGTGTTCTCCAGAATCAGCACGTATCTGTCGAGGATACCTTTCTTTAGTTATTTAGGATGCGGCTCGGTCGGACAGAGCACCACAACTTCCACGACGGTGACGGCGTCCAGCACGTCAGCAAGTTCCGTTGGAATCGGGGGTGGCGCGGTACTAAGTCCGGTGATCAGCCCAGTGGTAGAGCCAACGATAGTCCCGGTAGCAGCACCCGTTGTCCCAATCGAGACCGAAACTGCGAGCTCCTCGGCgtccgccgccgccaccgtcaCCGCCACCGTTGCCGAGACGCAGCCACTGTTTACCGCTGTGCCGACGATCATCCCTTCAGAATCGACTTCTTCGAGTGCGGCAGCTGCCGCGACGGCTACAGTGGCTGCAACAACTCCGACGGTAGCCAACTACGAGACTGTGCCTCTGATACAACCTGTACCCACTCTATCTCCGGCGGTCTCTCTCGCTGAAAGTAGTTCCGTAGCCGTAGCGGCGCCGGTTCTGGAGGACAACGTGGCAACCGCCACCGCGGCTGCTGCTACCTCGACTCCGCTCGTTGGACGAGTGCCGCAGATCCTGTCGTCGCGTAGACATCGAATCAGACCTATCGTGTCTAATGTCGCGACCGCGGCTGCGAGTGCGTCCTCCGCTTCCACGGAAGGCCACACTCTGCTCCGGCCTCGATATCGTGGACTCGATCTTGACATTGATCGTAGACTCAGGTATCCACTGATCCGTTCGCGAGGCTTCCCCGCCGTGGCTGGCACCTCGTcagccgccgccaccgccgttgCCTCTACGGCGTCTGCCGCGGCCAGCAGTTCAGCCAGCTCCGTTTCCTCGGCCGGCTTCAACTTTATATTGCCCAGAGAACAAATAGTTGCCGCTCTCGGTTACGACTACCTACTGCCTGGTGACGTCATCGCGGTCACCCTAAAAAATAAGGCGATTCTGTTTGGCCGCGTGCTAGACGGTACCAGCCCGATCACGTTCACTTTCCTCAGGCCGAGAATGCGTGCCTCCTTGCTTCGCCACGGTGGACGAGTATGGAATCTCCTACCTAGAGACTTCAGAGATCCTGAATGCATTCGGAAATTCAACAATCCCCTACTCCTGCGTTAcagcttttaa
- the LOC105830635 gene encoding uncharacterized protein LOC105830635 yields the protein MATVFKSFIVIIVCFHLRFSHGFKLPYDEVKIVTYGEPCHPSRYLPVTIEEPIKPVTERISPTSCVYQPLKLNYRVITNKSIQPYQPQAEYPISIQVPQVSQSLAEIITPDLLRGKSYTYNIQTLPSPPVPISTRYDFDFQVPFSPISEAELTPQSVKPVKLLTGLTSRIDRVLLPACQVPSSSCCKSAL from the exons ATGGCGACggtatttaaatcttttatcgtTATAATCGTTTGTTTTCATTTGAGATTTTCTCACGGTTTTAAACTACCATACGATGAAGTTAAAATAGTCACATACGGCGAACCGTGTCATCCGTCGCGTTATCTACCTGTTACAATCGAG GAACCTATAAAGCCTGTGACAGAACGCATTTCACCTACATCTTGTGTTTATCAAccactaaaattaaattatcgagTGATCACTAATAAATCGATTCAACCTTATCAACCGCAAGCGGAATACCCAATTTCTATACAAGTACCTCAGGTATCTCAGTCTTTGGCTGAAATAATTACGCCGGATCTTCTTCGAGGGAAGTCCTATACGTATAACATCCAGACCTTACCATCTCCACCCGTACCAATCTCGACAAGATACGATTTTGATTTTCAAGTACCATTTTCACCAATTTC agagGCTGAACTAACCCCACAATCTGTTAAACCAGTTAAACTATTGACTGGTCTTACTAGCAGAATTGACAGAGTTTTACTTCCTGCCTGCCAAGTGCCATCTTCTAGCTGCTGTAAAAGTGCATTGTAA
- the LOC105830644 gene encoding uncharacterized protein LOC105830644 translates to MRFSLIVGVALLLTIATSSIVQACKTEQTCGNLGPGTNACKCGEIVVKAAKVQKPLFYASPKAINEAAAAREAIGTEYGTSFPKYKSYASGAAFSSSGSTTSSHSSSSSSSSTSSSVGLLGGLFSSFKPVSGSRVTSSCGCGKTSESLEARDLLSTNIEGKVVPSFPPIGDLCYPNPPRGSKYQVTTKVTPAHPGKIKCGPPIPYEVCVQILNGQIDEAGLKELSLATGDAIGGSVFASANNLGEYTSDVARRRYGDSFRGGYGSVGSAGSTAYGYGSYVEASAGAAAGTGQFRTSDVDTLQGSVSTSHTSSCDFGDDSEFVEDYSYPRLPADPVSLTLAYKNLFPRMGMHYNRRTFVPEDKLAFGHRTVPTESTPGKKVSDVPEEKLQILEKPVVELKPVSSVPTTIGVYDEHEEAKLAELEAIERERINQEELAERRQENLITYGDLGYAPIDRVLPGRSGRPLSAGPIGVFNVENDIGTDCGPIGPPDPDYVPGGIVIDQELVKSEGEIEDDDSRNIGDSEMFVRHYAGDSDEEDDSDDSTSGIFAKLKSVARKHGSPCGAV, encoded by the exons ATGAGGTTCTCTTTGATCGTAGGAGTCGCCTTACTCCTGACGATAGCGACTTCGTCTATCGTCCAGGCGTGCAAAACAGAACAAACATGTGGAAATTTAGGCCCAG GCACTAATGCGTGCAAATGCGGAGAAATAGTGGTGAAAGCAGCAAAGGTACAAAAACCTCTGTTCTACGCATCGCCGAAAGCAATCAACGAAGCTGCAGCGGCTCGCGAAGCAATTGGAACCGAATACGGGACATCTTTTCCCAAATATAAATCATACGCTAGCGGGGCAGCGTTCAGCAGCAGTGGTAGCACCACCAGCAGCCACAGCAGCAGCTCCAGCTCTTCGAGTACTTCGTCTTCTGTCGGACTTCTCGGAGGACTATTTTCATCCTTCAAACCTGTCTCGGGTAGCAGAGTTACTTCCAGTTGCGGATGCGGAAAGACTTCCGAATCTCTGGAAGCCCGCGATCTCCTGTCCACTAATATTGAGGGAAAAGTCGTGCCTAG TTTTCCACCGATTGGTGATTTGTGTTACCCAAATCCACCCCGCGGTTCGAAATATCAGGTGACCACAAAAGTGACACCAGCACACCCAGGTAAAATCAAATGTGGTCCTCCCATCCCTTACGAGGTTTGCGTCCAAATTCTCAATGGACAAATCGATGAGGCTGGGCTGAAAGAACTCAGCTTGGCAACCGGTGATGCGATCGGCGGAAGCGTGTTTGCTAGTGCGAATAATCTCGGCGAATACACTTCGGACGTAGCTAGGCGTAGATATGGAGACAGTTTCCGGGGAGGATACGGAAGTGTCGGTAGCGCAGGCTCGACCGCATACGGATACGGATCGTACGTTGAGGCGAGTGCCGGCGCGGCGGCTGGTACCGGACAATTCAGAACAAGCGACGTCGATACGCTCCAAGGATCAGTTTCTACGAGTCATACATCTAGCTGTGATTTTGGCGATGATTCTG AGTTTGTCGAAGATTATTCTTATCCTCGACTGCCAGCGGATCCGGTTTCGCTTACCCTGGCGTACAAAAATCTTTTCCCACGCATGGGAATGCACTACAATAGAAGAACATTCGTGCCGGAAGACAAGTTGGCGTTCGGTCACCGAACCGTGCCGACCGAGTCGACGCCTGGCAAAAAAGTATCGGATGTTCCCGAGGAAAAGCTTCAGATCCTCGAGAAACCCGTTGTGGAGTTGAAGCCGGTATCATCGGTTCCCACTACCATTGGCGTTTACGATGAGCACGAGGAAGCGAAACTAGCGGAGCTTGAGGCAATTGAGCGTGAGAGAATAAATCAGGAGGAGTTGGCCGAACGGCGGCAAGAGAACTTGATTACATATGG AGACTTGGGATACGCGCCAATCGACAGAGTGTTGCCAGGAAGATCGGGAAGGCCCTTATCAGCGGGTCCTATCGGCGTGTTCAACGTGGAAAACGATATTGGAACGGATTGTGGCCCGATAGGACCACCAGATCCCGATTATGTTCCTGGTGGCATCGTGATCGATCAAGAACTCGTGAAGAGCGAAGGCGAAATCGAGGATGATGACTCGAGAAACATCGGAGATTCAGAGATGTTCGTTCGTCATTACGCGGGCGATAGCGACGAGGAAGACGACAGTGACGATTCCACATCCGGTATATTCGCCAAACTGAAAAGTGTTGCCCGAAAACACGGTTCCCCGTGTGGAGCTGTATGA
- the LOC105832538 gene encoding splicing factor ESS-2 homolog has product MNPITDSPGSKALEAAKNIKDLAVFKKPIGYVKRSQNIPKILDEDTYIERMSEIIQRDFFPHLEKLQAQNQYLDALEQNDMNRMRELYAKYSSGRPVTERPVSPATFETPLRRAETSDESSLQRTFEEASSLDETSAVGSVKRNESKAGLDNYVSTHTSEDNASFNEMMIEAENKRRLKYAWLYEAEEKSKAWLAIDRPTTDVPAIEGPNPRPKQVDSWAYKNKNYIMYIPDGVELTAEEKIELAKRKQTIMHENTRLRANPFNEQQNKETIDELAKSQSRTNDGKIGVDGKEVVRNATPRVNGFSFVATPSPRPGECESPLMTWGQIEGTPFRLDGGDTPLLRTSQGPSFRIAEPPKREQLALQLAEKAGERHRDRKNKALEAARKSLATPSPRSTMDRLSTMSPAARRLATQKLRISSTPSPRRTPLSRTPSVGTRTPNTPRATIPAKDVISQKSEITMRIQGPVLTDNLLNLPHRQRASDFFNK; this is encoded by the exons ATGA ACCCCATTACAGACAGTCCAGGTTCTAAAGCTCTTGAAGCTgctaaaaatatcaaagatcTGGCTGTATTCAAGAAGCCTATCGGATATGTTAAGAGGAGCCAAAATATTCCAAAGATCTTAGACGAAGATACATATATCGAAAGAATGAGCGAAATTATACAAAGAGATTTCTTTCCACATTTGGAAAAGCTACAAGCACAAAATCAATATTTGGATGCTTTGGAGCAGAATGATATGAATAGAATGAGAGAGCTGTATGCAAAGTATAGCTCTGGCCGGCCCGTCACCGAAAGGCCAGTCAGTCCAGCGACTTTTGAAACCCCACTGCGTCGTGCCGAGACATCGGACGAGTCATCATTGCAGCGTACCTTCGAAGAAGCGTCGTCTCTCGACGAAACGTCCGCCGTTGGATCTGTAAAGAGAAATGAGAGTAAAGCTGGCCTGGATAATTACGTGAGCACTCACACAAGCGAGGATAACGCTAGTTTCAACGAGATGATGATTGAGGCTGAAAATAAACGTAGGCTCAAGTACGCTTGGCTTTACGAGGCAGAGGAAAAGTCGAAAGCATGGCTCGCTATCGATAGACCCACCACTGACGTCCCAGCTATCGAAGGACCGAATCCTAGACCCAAACAAGTGGACAGTTGGgcttataagaataaaaattatattatgtatattccCGATGGAGTGGAACTTACGGCGGAAGAGAAAATAGAATTGGCTAAGAGGAAACAAACCATAATGCACGAAAATACGAGATTGCGAGCAAACCCGTTTAATGAGCAGCAAAACAAGGAGACGATTGATGAATTGGCCAAGTCACAGTCCAGAACTAATGATGGCAAAATTGGCGTTGATGGTAAGGAGGTTGTTAGAAACGCGACGCCACGAGTGAATGGTTTTAGTTTTGTGGCGACGCCAAGTCCGAGACCAGGAGAGTGCGAAAGTCCATTGATGACATGGGGTCAGATTGAGGGGACACCTTTCCGATTGGACGGTGGGGACACCCCGTTATTGAGGACGAGTCAGGGACCATCTTTCCGAATAGCAGAACCGCCGAAAAGAGAGCAGCTGGCGTTGCAGTTGGCTGAGAAGGCTGGCGAGAGACACCGGGATCGAAAAAACAAAGCGTTAGAAGCAGCCAGAAAATCATTAGCCAC CCCGTCACCGAGGTCAACTATGGACCGTCTGAGTACTATGTCTCCTGCGGCAAGAAGATTAGCAACTCAAAAACTCCGAATATCGAGTACGCCGTCCCCTCGGCGAACACCATTGTCCAGAACTCCGTCTGTAGGCACCAGGACACCTAACACGCCACGCGCGACCATACCGGCTAAGGACGTCATTTCTCAAAAGTCGGAAATTACCATGCGGATACAAGGACCTGTACTCACTGATAACTTACTCAATTTACCGCATCGACAACGAGCATCAGACTTCTTCAATAAATga